Part of the Cottoperca gobio chromosome 16, fCotGob3.1, whole genome shotgun sequence genome, gggcGACGCAGGCACTGAGCGTCTGGTGTTTCTGCACGTAACAGTCTGTGCTTGTTTTTCCATTGAGACCTGCTGCAAGTGTGAATGGATTTATAGACtattatgttattaattactattaaaataatacaatattgaGAGGATTGCAATACATCCCCAAGTTGTCCGTGCACTATAGTAATAATATATTCTCATCATGTAGGTGACAGGTAGTGCAGAAGCAGTatgggaggtggagagagataCAACATTCCAGTTACCCACCCCGAGCGTCCTTTGCCCAAGAAGAACCATCAACTTGGCCGGGCCAAGCAGAGAAGCCGTGACCAGAACGGAGCTGCAGCATCAGCTGGAGGGACAGGTGGCCTTCATCATCATGGCCACCGCCGGAGCGACAAGGGCGCAGCCTACCACAGGTCTCCAGAGGCGCGGCAGGCCGCGTCTGTAGAGAAGCATGCTTCTGTTCGCTTTGCCACCAACTATGATCAGAACTGGGAGGGTGTAGTGTCTCACCTCAACACGTTCTTGGCCA contains:
- the pnrc2 gene encoding proline-rich nuclear receptor coactivator 2, with the translated sequence MGGGERYNIPVTHPERPLPKKNHQLGRAKQRSRDQNGAAASAGGTGGLHHHGHRRSDKGAAYHRSPEARQAASVEKHASVRFATNYDQNWEGVVSHLNTFLATQGSPGYAGPKFSEPPLPSVLPKPPSHWVSFPMGSCDNREMMAFQLKSLLKVQA